A portion of the Pseudomonas koreensis genome contains these proteins:
- a CDS encoding non-ribosomal peptide synthetase — protein sequence MSASNDRPLLARFAEQVARNPQAPAVIDQSVRLTYAQLASASERIARGLLARGVEPGQSLALCMPRCWQWLAAIIGALKVGAVVVPLDRASPRQRRELMLADAACVGLITLNEESLWSPSLWQTSVEALLDQPDAAPQTLAEDFAEVMFLFYTSGTTGTPKAVEVGERGLLRLASTDGYIEIRPTDRFACLSNPAFDACSFELWAPLLNGGCCVLIADEDVLDARRLAEVLERTQVDNLFMTVSLFNTMIAEWPSCFSSMRQVLIGGEQISAAAVRGWYRANPESRCRIFNVYGPTECTTFALCWPISRDFAGDSAPIGRPLPDTGVQVLDEQQRPVSPGEVGELYLSGSGVARGYRNRPEETARQFVRLPDLDGGAQVHYRTGDLVRRNAEGLIEYLGRVDRQVKIRGFRIEPGEVEQRILEHPGVAQVYVCTRRQAAEDHQLLAFIVPRRALDYHAFENHLRAQLPPYMRPNQLFLLERLPLTANGKIDRDSLLAQGLSPWHPVLTATNNENASPALDWLLSQARSLLSQPALSAQDDWLGCGGDSLKAMRLRSAIRVRWQREIAIDTLLNEPFSSLAVQLSGETNGASIYPPAPAISRAKRLPATAEQRRLWLLQQRSPTSTAYSVPLILNLAAGVEVAALAEALGRLVQRHPGLRTAFVAGADGLDQVIAEQGSTCRIFAVGHFTEDNWQAFADLVFAAPFDLTTPKLFQAWLLPFADGSCRLLLNLHHIIVDGWSVNLLFDDLAQLYSDVLQGRDSLQPAARLTTLEFGHWQRQWSVDPHYRDQRRALAELHRRQEEPSPALMPMREISPDARLHREPLGTLRSAALERFCTQQRLTRFEVLFSVFAWSLYALTGCERPRIASPVSNRPLAEFEDTVGMFANTVLIPTAVEQASTLDEQLRKQTATVREVLALQDVALADLVEDLRLSSSPLLFDFMFVLENTDYAALADSNLHATLQFNEHLHAKCPLTLLMVGSGSQLECWWEYQCSYFDGEQMRAVNALFRRGLDLLLETPAANLNDLLGPYRRGLPPASEGTRTALPFNTLADGFEHQVHCTPDAVALVQAQRCLTYSELNALADALTANLIECHPWPVGNAPLHVVLFLDASVEHIVALLALAKLNLTAVPLDPAYPVAIQRQVLEQAQPHCVLFSDMTKSALDDLNAGRFATYRVDPSANAATFERRRHAGERPLYTLFTSGSTGTPKGVQVSERTLCNLLQWQRTEGQLPAKAVTLQFSMLSFDVSFQEIFSTLCGGGCYHLITPRWRQDAEALLEYMVEARIERLFLPYVALQHLAQTAVARGIYPSALREVITAGEQLLCTDALRNWFGGMPHASLFNHYGPTETHVVSALRLPSVARNWSLRAPIGHAVGNARLLLVDEHDRPVPNGCRGYLLVAGPMVARCYLADPVLNAARFVELADGRLYYRTGDLAWADAEGCLHYLGRDDQQIKLSGHRLELGQIESALMQVPEVVNAVVAVQADPPRLIAWLQLEGEPATSGELDRQVAQRLPAHVRIDEYRRIDLWPRTPSGKIDRKALPNVGEALERRSTPTPVVQLTALERQLSELFQAVIGRDIEPEQTFFEAGATSLGLMRLHGRYAEELPHKVTMADLFEYVTVRRLAAHLSTAPVDVAERVPQTDAGHQPMAIIGMSVNVAGAQNLSEFWATVLGNRLGIEHFAADEGLVGARSQLAGMLDFDADYFGISRQEARLMDPQQRHLLMACVQALQHAAIVPSANGPRIGLIASCGETTYFQQMLRETADDDLPDGFQLALHHDKDFLATKAAYHLDLNGPALSVQAACGSSLIAVHLASSMLRQGDSDVMLAAGVLIDPTLTEGYRHRSQHIFSADGLCRPFSDDASGTLGASGYGVVVLKPLAKARADGDRIYALVEGSALNNDGRAKMSYTAPSVAGQSAVIRDALSRAGLTGADIGYVEAHGTGTLLGDPIEVAALTKAFGDAPAGQCALASVKSQIGHLGAAAGVVGLIRASLAVFHGVLPPNLGFGRINPQIDLAHSPFYVPTTSRPWPQGRRRLAGVSSFGIGGTNAHVIVGAAPTAQETVEETLPLLMISAHGRAELLRDIAAIREYLQANPEQHTALLRHLQSGRRQLRWRFAIVCRPGDDIPLQPTAIKEITASGAPLIARDQSPQELLDAWYDGANIQWPQRSAPPPWDLPPSSFDLQPYRFQPPVAVQPDAPTLERQPLADWFHQRQWVRTRRLSATATAGSREVLILCSHDAPESTLLASLNAVYRRVIQVRTGNGFKRLSTDRFELDPLDAEALSRLLAEVAEPALGELDWLHALPLAVSGAVNEQSLDLAQWACLDTVSALMQAWGQTPRTTRLRLWLMSWQACPVDGEVQRPELAALAGITEVVPQEYPVRCHWLDWPSARLATHAGELAALFVDPVSLPRRMAVRDGYLWQPRLMPQPLTGPATTSGLLPEDGTFLVLGGSGGIGRTLCEHLLQAPARRVVLLSRQGQLPASLAAYALRIDCIKADIANLPRWPQVLDQLAVRYGRLSGVIHAAGVGAGSLIRHRDARQMAEVMAAKTRGMLAVEALIEHLTPDFVLYCSSMSALFGGAGHLDYAAASGVLDGFTHYRPNATDACLRLEINWDIWRDIGMATTSNSADTAHLEHLTVGLSAEEGCRVFDLAMATQLPQLLISTTGIDTARRFYPVRHGAVAAVVEAPKGVDLSTRLRECLCKWLGVAELEDDDSLYDLGADSLTLLDLIDELQAATGEVFQLSQFSHKVSLSEVLGLVSTATVEEAPLAAPHDWHDAVRIDQWHAGAGRDWLYLIHPVGGDVQAYRELVSALPAELGVCVIADPALRLPQLPNISVDERARRYQAAIKAHLPHGSTWRLAGWSFGAWVAQALCHQAQADGFRQPLLYLIDPPAPDAGAELASIDEQTIGQVFQREFAQRWPEVEGQGMAEERQAYLQRLTVCCRNNMTSMLDFQPPALATTAVRLFIAGQANPYGLGNAWNPDDLQRNWQALLPQLRSWQTLDTDHYGIVAGRWARLLAEVIGTDEPAP from the coding sequence ATGAGTGCGTCCAATGACAGGCCGTTGCTCGCGCGTTTTGCCGAGCAAGTGGCGCGCAATCCGCAAGCCCCGGCGGTGATCGATCAGTCGGTCAGGCTGACTTACGCCCAACTGGCCAGCGCCAGCGAACGCATCGCCCGAGGGTTGCTGGCGCGCGGCGTCGAGCCCGGCCAGTCGCTGGCGCTGTGCATGCCGCGATGCTGGCAGTGGTTGGCGGCGATTATCGGCGCGTTGAAAGTTGGCGCGGTAGTGGTGCCGCTGGACCGGGCCAGCCCGCGCCAACGCCGGGAACTGATGCTGGCGGATGCGGCGTGTGTCGGCCTGATTACCCTGAATGAAGAATCGTTGTGGTCGCCTTCACTGTGGCAAACCAGCGTCGAGGCCTTGCTCGATCAGCCGGACGCTGCGCCGCAAACACTGGCCGAAGACTTCGCCGAGGTGATGTTCCTGTTCTACACCTCGGGCACCACCGGCACGCCGAAAGCGGTTGAGGTTGGCGAGCGCGGCTTGCTGCGGCTGGCGTCCACCGACGGCTATATCGAGATTCGCCCGACGGACCGGTTTGCCTGCCTGTCCAACCCGGCATTCGATGCGTGCAGTTTCGAACTGTGGGCGCCGCTGCTCAACGGCGGTTGCTGCGTCCTGATCGCTGACGAGGACGTGCTGGATGCGCGTCGACTGGCCGAGGTGCTGGAGCGCACGCAGGTCGACAACCTGTTCATGACGGTGTCACTGTTCAACACGATGATTGCCGAGTGGCCGTCGTGCTTTTCCAGCATGCGTCAGGTGCTGATCGGCGGTGAGCAGATCAGCGCTGCCGCCGTGCGCGGGTGGTATCGGGCCAATCCTGAGAGCCGCTGCCGGATCTTCAACGTCTACGGCCCCACCGAATGCACCACGTTTGCCCTTTGCTGGCCGATCAGCCGCGATTTTGCCGGTGACTCGGCGCCCATTGGCCGGCCGTTGCCGGATACTGGAGTGCAGGTGTTGGATGAGCAGCAACGCCCGGTGTCGCCAGGCGAGGTCGGCGAGCTGTATTTAAGTGGCAGTGGTGTCGCCCGTGGTTACCGCAACCGGCCCGAAGAAACCGCCCGCCAGTTTGTCCGTTTGCCCGACCTCGACGGTGGCGCGCAGGTGCATTACCGCACCGGCGATCTGGTGCGGCGCAATGCCGAAGGCCTGATCGAGTACCTGGGGCGGGTCGACCGGCAGGTGAAGATCCGGGGTTTCCGGATCGAGCCGGGGGAGGTGGAGCAACGGATCCTGGAGCATCCGGGTGTGGCACAGGTGTATGTCTGCACCCGGCGGCAGGCGGCGGAAGATCATCAGTTGCTGGCGTTCATCGTGCCTCGCCGGGCTCTGGACTATCACGCTTTCGAAAACCATCTGCGGGCACAACTGCCGCCTTACATGCGGCCTAATCAGCTGTTCCTGCTGGAGCGCCTGCCGCTGACGGCCAATGGCAAGATCGATCGTGATAGCTTGCTGGCCCAAGGTTTGAGTCCGTGGCACCCAGTCTTGACGGCTACGAATAACGAAAACGCATCACCGGCGCTGGATTGGTTGCTGAGTCAGGCCCGTTCGCTGCTCAGCCAACCCGCTCTGAGTGCGCAGGACGATTGGCTGGGCTGTGGCGGCGACTCGCTCAAGGCGATGCGCCTGCGTTCGGCGATCCGTGTCCGCTGGCAGCGCGAGATCGCGATCGATACGTTGCTCAACGAGCCTTTCTCGTCATTGGCCGTACAACTGAGCGGTGAAACGAACGGCGCGTCGATCTACCCACCCGCGCCTGCGATCAGTCGCGCAAAACGCCTGCCGGCCACCGCCGAACAGCGCCGCCTGTGGCTGTTGCAACAACGCTCGCCGACCTCGACCGCCTACAGCGTGCCGCTGATTCTGAATCTGGCGGCAGGTGTCGAAGTCGCGGCACTGGCCGAGGCTTTGGGGCGTCTGGTGCAGCGTCATCCGGGGTTGCGCACGGCATTCGTGGCGGGTGCCGATGGACTGGATCAGGTAATCGCCGAGCAGGGCTCGACCTGTCGCATCTTTGCGGTCGGGCATTTCACCGAGGACAACTGGCAGGCCTTCGCCGACCTGGTGTTCGCCGCGCCGTTCGACCTGACCACCCCGAAGCTGTTTCAGGCTTGGCTGTTGCCGTTCGCCGATGGCAGTTGCCGGCTGTTGCTGAACCTGCATCACATCATCGTCGATGGTTGGTCTGTGAACCTGCTGTTCGACGACCTGGCGCAGCTTTACAGCGATGTCCTGCAAGGCCGCGACAGCCTGCAACCCGCGGCCCGCTTGACGACGCTGGAGTTTGGCCATTGGCAGCGCCAGTGGAGCGTCGATCCGCATTATCGTGACCAGCGCCGCGCCCTCGCCGAGTTGCATCGCCGTCAGGAAGAACCGTCGCCTGCATTGATGCCAATGCGCGAAATCAGCCCGGACGCCCGGTTGCACCGGGAACCTTTGGGCACCCTGCGCAGCGCGGCCCTCGAACGCTTTTGCACCCAACAACGGCTGACCCGTTTCGAAGTGCTGTTCAGCGTCTTCGCCTGGAGCCTGTACGCCCTGACCGGGTGCGAACGGCCACGGATCGCCAGTCCGGTGTCCAACCGGCCACTGGCGGAGTTCGAAGACACGGTCGGCATGTTTGCCAACACCGTGCTGATCCCGACCGCCGTCGAGCAGGCATCAACCCTGGACGAACAGTTGCGCAAGCAGACCGCCACGGTGCGCGAGGTGCTGGCGTTGCAGGACGTGGCGCTGGCGGATCTGGTGGAAGACCTGCGGCTGTCGTCGAGCCCGTTACTGTTCGATTTCATGTTCGTGCTGGAGAACACCGATTACGCAGCGCTGGCCGATTCGAACCTGCACGCGACGCTGCAATTTAACGAGCACTTGCACGCCAAGTGCCCGCTGACGCTGTTGATGGTGGGCAGCGGGTCGCAACTGGAATGCTGGTGGGAATATCAGTGCAGCTACTTCGATGGCGAACAGATGCGCGCAGTGAATGCGCTGTTTCGCCGAGGCCTGGACCTGTTGCTGGAAACCCCGGCGGCCAACCTCAACGATTTGCTCGGTCCGTATCGACGTGGTTTACCTCCGGCCAGTGAGGGCACTCGGACTGCGCTGCCGTTCAACACACTGGCGGACGGGTTCGAGCATCAAGTGCATTGCACGCCGGATGCGGTTGCGCTGGTTCAAGCCCAGCGGTGCCTTACCTACAGCGAACTGAATGCGCTGGCCGATGCTCTGACGGCAAACCTGATCGAGTGCCATCCGTGGCCCGTCGGGAACGCGCCATTGCATGTCGTGCTGTTCCTCGATGCCTCGGTGGAACACATCGTCGCCTTGCTGGCCCTGGCCAAACTCAATCTGACGGCCGTGCCGCTGGATCCTGCCTATCCGGTGGCGATCCAGCGCCAGGTGCTGGAACAGGCGCAACCGCATTGCGTGCTGTTCAGCGATATGACGAAGTCAGCGCTGGATGACCTTAACGCCGGACGATTCGCCACCTATCGGGTCGATCCGAGCGCCAATGCCGCAACGTTCGAACGTCGACGCCACGCCGGCGAACGGCCGCTGTACACGCTGTTCACCTCCGGATCGACCGGCACGCCCAAAGGTGTGCAAGTGTCGGAGCGTACCCTGTGCAACCTGCTGCAATGGCAGCGCACCGAAGGGCAGTTGCCGGCGAAAGCGGTAACCCTGCAGTTCTCGATGCTGTCGTTCGATGTGTCGTTTCAGGAGATTTTCAGCACCCTGTGCGGCGGCGGGTGCTATCACCTGATCACGCCGCGCTGGCGTCAGGACGCCGAGGCGTTGCTGGAGTACATGGTCGAGGCGCGGATCGAGCGCCTGTTTCTACCGTACGTGGCCTTGCAGCATCTGGCGCAAACCGCCGTGGCGCGCGGCATTTACCCTTCGGCATTGCGCGAGGTGATCACGGCCGGCGAGCAACTGCTTTGCACCGATGCGCTGCGCAACTGGTTCGGCGGCATGCCGCACGCCTCGCTGTTCAACCATTACGGCCCGACCGAAACCCACGTGGTCAGCGCCTTGCGCCTGCCGTCCGTGGCGCGGAACTGGTCGTTGCGCGCGCCGATCGGCCATGCCGTTGGCAATGCGCGGCTGTTGCTGGTCGATGAGCATGACCGCCCGGTGCCCAACGGCTGCCGTGGCTACCTGCTGGTGGCCGGGCCAATGGTTGCCCGGTGCTACCTGGCTGATCCAGTGTTGAACGCTGCGCGGTTTGTCGAGCTGGCAGACGGCCGTTTGTACTACCGCACCGGCGATCTGGCGTGGGCCGATGCCGAGGGCTGCCTGCATTATCTGGGACGTGACGATCAGCAGATCAAACTCAGCGGCCATCGTTTGGAACTGGGTCAGATCGAGTCGGCGCTGATGCAGGTGCCGGAAGTGGTCAACGCGGTGGTGGCGGTGCAGGCCGATCCGCCACGGCTGATCGCCTGGCTGCAGCTCGAGGGCGAACCTGCGACATCCGGTGAGCTGGATCGTCAGGTCGCGCAACGGCTGCCGGCCCATGTGCGAATCGATGAATACCGGCGGATCGACCTCTGGCCACGTACGCCCAGCGGCAAGATCGACCGCAAGGCCTTGCCGAATGTTGGCGAGGCCCTGGAGCGGCGCAGCACGCCAACACCGGTTGTTCAATTGACCGCGCTGGAACGGCAACTCAGCGAGTTGTTCCAGGCCGTGATCGGACGGGACATCGAACCGGAGCAGACCTTCTTCGAGGCCGGCGCCACCAGCCTCGGCTTGATGCGTTTGCATGGCCGTTACGCCGAAGAGCTGCCGCACAAGGTGACAATGGCCGACCTGTTCGAATACGTCACGGTGCGACGTCTGGCGGCGCATCTGTCGACCGCGCCGGTGGACGTGGCCGAGCGTGTACCTCAGACCGATGCAGGCCATCAGCCGATGGCGATCATCGGCATGTCGGTCAATGTGGCCGGGGCGCAGAACCTGTCCGAGTTCTGGGCGACGGTGCTAGGCAATCGGCTGGGCATTGAGCACTTTGCCGCTGACGAGGGGCTGGTCGGCGCCCGCAGTCAACTGGCGGGCATGCTCGATTTCGATGCTGATTACTTCGGCATCAGCCGCCAGGAAGCGCGCCTGATGGACCCGCAACAGCGGCATCTGCTGATGGCGTGCGTTCAGGCCCTGCAACACGCGGCCATCGTCCCGTCGGCGAATGGCCCGCGCATCGGCCTGATCGCCAGTTGCGGCGAAACCACTTACTTCCAGCAAATGCTGCGTGAAACCGCAGACGACGATTTGCCCGATGGCTTCCAGCTGGCGCTGCATCACGACAAGGATTTTCTGGCGACCAAAGCCGCGTATCACCTGGACCTGAACGGCCCGGCCCTGAGCGTGCAGGCAGCGTGCGGCAGCTCGCTGATCGCCGTGCACCTGGCCAGTTCGATGCTGCGTCAGGGCGACAGCGACGTGATGCTCGCGGCCGGGGTGCTGATCGACCCGACGCTGACCGAGGGCTACCGGCACCGCTCGCAGCACATTTTCTCCGCCGACGGTTTGTGTCGCCCGTTCAGCGACGACGCCAGCGGCACCCTTGGCGCCAGCGGCTACGGCGTAGTGGTGCTCAAACCGCTGGCCAAGGCGCGGGCCGATGGCGACCGGATTTACGCGCTGGTCGAAGGATCGGCGTTGAACAACGATGGCCGGGCCAAGATGAGTTACACCGCGCCGTCGGTGGCCGGGCAGAGCGCGGTCATCCGCGATGCCTTGAGCCGTGCCGGGTTAACCGGCGCCGACATCGGCTACGTAGAGGCCCACGGCACCGGCACCTTGCTCGGCGATCCGATCGAGGTCGCGGCGTTAACCAAGGCGTTCGGCGATGCGCCGGCCGGCCAATGCGCGCTGGCCTCGGTGAAAAGCCAGATCGGTCATCTGGGTGCGGCGGCGGGCGTGGTCGGGCTGATTCGCGCCAGCCTCGCGGTGTTCCATGGCGTACTGCCGCCGAACCTGGGTTTTGGCCGGATCAACCCGCAGATCGATCTGGCGCATTCGCCGTTCTATGTGCCGACCACGTCCCGGCCATGGCCGCAAGGGCGGCGGCGACTGGCCGGTGTCAGCAGTTTCGGGATCGGCGGGACCAACGCGCATGTCATCGTTGGTGCTGCACCTACGGCGCAGGAAACTGTTGAGGAAACGTTGCCGCTGCTGATGATTTCAGCGCATGGCCGGGCGGAGTTGCTGCGCGATATCGCGGCGATTCGCGAATACCTGCAAGCGAACCCGGAACAGCACACTGCGTTGCTACGGCACTTGCAGTCAGGTCGCCGGCAGTTGCGCTGGCGCTTCGCGATAGTGTGCCGGCCGGGTGACGACATTCCATTGCAGCCGACAGCGATCAAGGAAATCACGGCCTCGGGCGCGCCGTTGATCGCCCGTGATCAATCGCCGCAGGAGCTGCTGGACGCCTGGTACGACGGCGCGAATATCCAGTGGCCACAACGCTCGGCACCGCCGCCCTGGGATTTGCCGCCGTCGTCGTTCGATCTTCAGCCGTATCGTTTCCAGCCACCTGTCGCTGTTCAACCTGATGCGCCAACCCTTGAGCGACAACCGCTGGCGGACTGGTTCCACCAGCGACAGTGGGTGCGCACCCGGCGCCTGAGCGCGACAGCGACGGCCGGATCCCGTGAGGTGCTGATTCTGTGCAGCCATGACGCGCCCGAATCGACACTGCTGGCGAGCCTGAACGCCGTGTATCGACGCGTGATTCAAGTGCGCACCGGCAACGGTTTCAAACGCCTGAGCACGGACCGTTTCGAGCTTGATCCGCTTGACGCTGAGGCCCTGAGCCGTTTGCTCGCTGAGGTCGCAGAACCTGCACTCGGCGAGCTCGACTGGCTGCATGCCTTGCCACTGGCGGTGTCTGGTGCAGTCAACGAGCAATCGCTGGATCTGGCGCAGTGGGCCTGTCTGGACACGGTCAGTGCGCTGATGCAGGCCTGGGGGCAAACACCGCGCACGACCCGTCTGCGGTTGTGGTTGATGTCGTGGCAGGCATGCCCGGTGGACGGCGAGGTTCAACGGCCCGAACTGGCAGCGCTGGCCGGCATCACTGAAGTGGTGCCGCAGGAATACCCGGTGCGTTGCCACTGGCTGGACTGGCCGTCGGCGCGCCTCGCAACGCACGCGGGCGAGTTGGCAGCGTTGTTTGTCGATCCGGTCTCATTGCCTCGGCGAATGGCGGTGCGCGATGGTTATCTCTGGCAGCCACGTTTAATGCCTCAGCCATTGACCGGCCCGGCAACGACATCAGGGCTTCTGCCGGAAGATGGTACGTTCCTGGTACTGGGCGGCAGCGGCGGTATCGGCCGGACCTTGTGCGAACACCTGCTGCAGGCACCTGCACGCCGGGTGGTGCTGCTCTCGCGTCAGGGGCAATTGCCGGCGTCTCTGGCGGCTTACGCTTTGCGGATCGACTGCATCAAAGCGGACATCGCCAACCTGCCGCGCTGGCCGCAGGTACTCGATCAACTGGCCGTTCGTTACGGTCGTCTGAGCGGGGTGATTCATGCGGCGGGCGTCGGTGCAGGCAGCCTGATACGTCACCGCGATGCTCGGCAAATGGCCGAGGTCATGGCCGCCAAGACCCGCGGCATGCTGGCCGTCGAGGCCTTGATCGAGCACCTAACGCCGGATTTTGTCTTGTACTGCTCGTCGATGTCAGCACTGTTTGGCGGCGCGGGGCATCTGGACTACGCAGCGGCCAGCGGGGTGCTCGACGGCTTCACCCACTATCGCCCGAACGCAACCGACGCTTGCCTGCGCCTGGAGATCAACTGGGACATCTGGCGCGACATCGGCATGGCCACCACCAGCAACAGCGCAGACACCGCGCACCTGGAGCATCTGACGGTTGGCCTGTCCGCCGAAGAGGGCTGTCGGGTGTTCGATCTGGCGATGGCGACGCAGTTGCCGCAGCTACTGATCTCCACCACCGGCATCGACACGGCGCGGCGGTTCTATCCGGTGCGCCATGGTGCCGTGGCCGCAGTGGTCGAGGCACCGAAGGGCGTGGATCTGTCGACGCGCCTGCGTGAGTGTTTGTGCAAGTGGCTCGGTGTGGCCGAGCTGGAGGACGACGATTCACTGTACGACCTGGGCGCGGATTCACTGACGCTGCTCGACCTGATCGACGAACTGCAAGCGGCCACTGGTGAGGTATTCCAGCTGTCGCAATTCAGCCACAAGGTCAGCCTGAGCGAAGTGCTCGGGCTGGTGTCGACCGCCACGGTTGAAGAGGCGCCCCTGGCTGCACCGCACGACTGGCACGACGCGGTGCGGATTGATCAATGGCATGCCGGTGCCGGCCGCGATTGGTTGTACCTGATCCACCCGGTGGGTGGCGATGTTCAGGCCTATCGGGAACTGGTGTCGGCATTGCCGGCGGAGTTGGGCGTGTGCGTGATCGCCGACCCGGCGCTGCGTCTGCCGCAGTTGCCGAACATCAGCGTGGACGAACGTGCACGCCGGTATCAGGCGGCGATCAAGGCCCACCTTCCGCACGGCAGCACTTGGCGCCTGGCAGGCTGGTCATTTGGTGCATGGGTGGCGCAGGCTCTGTGTCATCAGGCCCAGGCTGACGGATTCAGGCAACCGTTGTTATACCTGATCGACCCGCCCGCGCCGGATGCCGGTGCGGAACTGGCCAGCATCGACGAACAGACGATCGGGCAGGTGTTCCAACGCGAGTTCGCCCAGCGCTGGCCGGAGGTTGAAGGGCAGGGTATGGCCGAGGAACGTCAGGCGTATCTGCAACGGCTGACGGTGTGCTGTCGCAACAACATGACCAGCATGCTCGACTTCCAGCCGCCGGCGCTGGCGACCACAGCGGTGCGGCTGTTCATCGCCGGGCAGGCCAATCCTTACGGGCTGGGCAATGCCTGGAACCCGGACGACCTGCAACGCAATTGGCAGGCCTTGCTGCCGCAGTTGCGCAGCTGGCAAACCCTCGACACCGATCACTACGGCATCGTGGCGGGGCGCTGGGCGCGGTTGCTGGCCGAGGTGATCGGTACGGATGAGCCTGCGCCATGA